gttattgatttcaaagaaaatcaagtgatttattgattcgttttatattgaaatgttcgacattgaaaaatgtccgtttttgggaattggcaacggacaTTTATATCCGagttattgtgaaatcctatagcgtgataataggtaatggttattcggatcggtcttgAGCCCCGGATCCCGTTTcattcttgcaagaaccgtattttcggtgatgacaatcacccgtgttctcaggatttagatcaagcgtacttcctgacggtccatatattcccacgttttaaactgttgttacattaatgagtttttaataaatatgtttggtatataaagctttgtttgttttgcaatgaaagcatatgtttcatttgccgtattgtttcgctattgacttatAAAATaatagccgtattttgattttgctattaacttgtaaagttatagccgtattttgattcgttatgaaatTAAGGTTCATAGTCGTGTTTATGTTgataccaaacagtgtttttACAAGAGTTTGGATTTGGCTATAATAATGTTTTAGGTAGTTACCAATTGAGCAAAGAATTTGCTTGGAgattttgttaatgacttgtatataaatgtgaTAGTTTTTcagattactcaacaattcaattgttgacagtcttGATGGGGCATATCCCTTATGGGGAATAGATCCATTTTCAGATTAGCTCTGATGTGGAGACGATGCCTACTTGTATTGTGTGTTATGTGCGAGACGAGGACTTCTTTTtgaaatacaaatttaaattagatgtttgtaaattaaattgtaataattttataatattttgtaaataatattcaCTTAGTTATGTAAAAcgttttaaatactctgatattggtttgctgctgctatcgagccacaggttggattcagcccagacttctataagtcttccactatgctttgtagacaatattattatattgtttacgctggtttgggctATTTCACTCGTGTCTTGTTCCTTGGATTAAGTGCAAGGAGTTAGATAATTATATGTATATCGTAGTATGGATCATTTGGGGAATATTGGTTAAGTTTGATGATCCAAATATAGTATTATGGGTTGTTATGATGGAATTAAAAGATTGTATAGATGGGATAGCTATGAATGTAGTGATTGAATCACTATGAATACTCTATATTGTTCTTGTTCAAAAGTTTATCGTAAAATGCCTTCCTAAATGTATAACTTAGCTAATGATTCAGTTGCATAACTAAAGTTCTCATCTACATATATAAAACTCATTAACGTTTTAAAGTAAAGCATTGAGTACTCGATTTTTTGTTCTGAGATTAACTTGCCAAGTAAATATAAATGTTTTAAATGCAAATTGAGTTGTTAAAGTATTAAAATGAGGTTATATGTATAACCaacatgttatatatatacCCAACAATCAATTTCAACAAAACAAAGTGAGGGAGACATTCCAATATGTAAGTATCAACTCTAACTACTTTTCATTTCTATGTACTtctcaatgccttcaccattttctatCTCTTATTTGGTTTCATATATTCTCttatgtgacaagaggtcatcATATTAGGGTTTAGAAGACCCACATGGTAACACCTTAGCCAAAGAGGGTGACGGCCATGCCAGtgcccaatggcaaagtatgatcataccccgTACAACGATCATATACagatgatccatgcctccgAGAATtaaaccaactggggtaccaatccagtggagtcacgATAAACAACCATCTTGACATCTCATCGATAAGGGCTCATTCCCATTCATAAAACACAATTTACAACTTTCCAATTAAGGaaatcattcccattccatctcataCAATCTAACATTTCACTCACGTGTCATCAAAACCCATTCTCTACCTTTTCTAAATACCAATCCACACTTGAAACAACAACTTGCTAATGTTTGAcagcaaatcatagtcatagtcatataattctttttacgcGAAGAAAACATATTCAACATGGATGCAAGAGTTAGCTACTGCGCGTACGTGCCTGCAATTACAAGATAACAAGTCGCAACAATTACTCCGAAAGAGGTTCTTACGCCCCTCTTATGAACCGGACACCTATACACGTTTAAAGTAAGACTAATAAGTCCACTTGACTTCATTTAGGAGCTACTTGCTTAACGAAGTACCCTACTTCGATCCTTACAAGCCACAACTCATATGAATATGCAATCTAATCATAAACACAACATGTTTACTCACAAACAATGCCATCGATCAATCTAACTATAACATTAGTTTTCATTAAATTCTAAAACAAGGCATGTTTGAGGGAAAAAGATTCAATTTATACACTTTTGCAATAAAACAAGACTATGTGGCCTTAAATAGTTTAATGTAGTGTATTACACTCAATTTCAATGcataatgataatgattttcaatcaaatttgTTTCATTCCTCAAGGTTTGAGGtgacaaagcataaaaacaaagCAATTAGTAGGATAGACATCTCATAACCATAATAAGAAATTAGTTTGGCAACAATTTAATACTAACCACAACAATTAAACATCAACCATGTACCCATAATTAACAATGACAACACTTAATCATCGCTAGCAAAACATGATTCAATAATTCTTTAATAGTAATTTTATACAATAATTCTTTAATAGTAATTTTATACAATAATTCtttattagaaattttataCAAGAATtctttattattactttttatcaCCATAAAACCAACAACAATACTCACATTCACCACCATTAGtacaattaattatatttaaatattaaaagtgACCAACAATcctaactatttttaatcatcaaAACCACCATTATTAAGCAAAAACAATACTTATCAAAAGCTTCTATAAATTTGTCCAatatcacaaaatcacccaaatACATAAAAGTAGTACATACTGCCTTCAATTTCATCCCCAACACAAACCCTAACTTATTCATTTTCAAATCTCACCTCTAACACTTACCGATTACAAATTCTATCAAGatataaactaatttaaactaAGATTTATGAATATACCCAAAACTTTTAAGATTAAAAGCACTAATTAAAAATAAGGATGAAAAAGCTCACAAaaatggaggagagagaaaaggtCCGTGGGGACAACCACCGGCTGGTGGTGGCTGCTGGCGGAGGCCAGCTTCTGGTGGCGCTGGTTGTGGCGGCGGTAGCCAATGATTGTAGTGGTGGTGGTTTGGTGTTGTGAGGGAGGGAGATGGAGGAAGGAGAAGATTAAAGGGAGGTTATGGAAgacgagaaaaaaaaaaaggtgaggAGTTTTATTTGTGTTAAATTTAAAAACCCCACTCATTCTTTACTTATGTATATTATCTACAAGACCTAAAAATAACTCAAGCCATACtaactttgatttattttaataataatattaataatcaaaattataataataataattgttgaCTActtaaataaatgaaataaaaaaaatatatacatctaaaaACTTATTCAATTAGtcgataataaatatattaaattattttttttcaaattatttaaaaaaatttacaatgtTGAcgtattaaatatttaaattacagaGTGTTACATACATACTCTTACCTTCAAGGAAGTTTCACTAGATTTACGACAATATCCAATCATCATAAACGGAAAACCACATAACCACATGCACTAGATCAACTAATTTCTGGATGAATTACATCATATAAGTCTTGCAAATTCTCTCTGAACCTATGACAACGTAAATAAATACAAGTTGCAAAATGATCTTGCTTTTGCTTATAAGAAGCACATATGAAATGAAATTCAATGGGATTACTTATCTCATTAGCCCAAATATGAAATTCATTTACTAATTGAAATAACCTATCCGTAATAAAATACGAAGAGTAATTTACTTCATCATCACCTAATTTCTCCATGATATCTTGTACAAATTcttaaacaataaaattaaaattttttctaagCACAAAGTTGATTAAATTCTGAAAATTtacgaaattttaaaaaagattagTTACCTCGATATTTTCGTGGGTGAATTCGACTTTACACATACAAATATTAGTTAAACAAGTTGAGATTGACTTGAGAGGGTTTAGTTTAATGAAAAGCTAGAGAGATTATCACTAAGGACAAAAAAGTAAAAGCGGTGGCGATGAAATTTAAAAGGTAACAACATATGGTAATGCCGTTGAAAAGATTGTTGTCCTGCTTAGGCGAGGTTCATCCCTAAAAGGCAAATGCTGCATTCAGGGTCGTCTTAAACTTTTCGAAAGTCCTGGTCTAATATTAATATTGTGccccaacaaaaaaaattaaaaactttattttaaaaataaattactttattataattgtaaaaatgaaagaaaataaaaataaagaaatttaaaaaagaaattaaaaaatcaacaaaaaatatagttaaaacaaagaaaattagttcacatacaatatttaaataaaacattaaaatcgaaaaataaattcaagattacggaattataatggtgaaaatcaaaaaattaaaattaaaattttacttactCTAATAAAGCCCAGctgaaattaacaagaaatttgGATTTTAATGAAATCTTTGCTTGGTTTTTAACAATGGTGCTTAATGGTACTCATTTAAGAAGGTAACAAAGAATGGTGCTTGACTGCTTGACAATGAACAACATTAAACTCTTTTTACAACCATAGCAAACTAATGTCTTTGATTCAAAgaaagtttttttaaatatttttttttagaatataaATGGTCAAAGTTGCTTTTTTTATTGGAATGTCAAAATGTATTGGTAAGGAAAGTTGCTTTATTATTAGTGACTATCCTCTAGTCTCTACTTATCTTTCTCAATTACAAATgatagaaaataattatttgttattttggattataTGTTTACATTATATAGGcccttaatattttcatattttttgggGTCCTGTGCAAAAGACTAGCTTGCCCTCTACATAATCGGCCCTGGCTACATTATATCCTCCTTGCCTTTGAATTCATCAAGGGCTACTCAAGGTCTCACTTAACCCCAAGATGTTTGATCAAGATCGACCTCAAAAAGGCCTATGATTCTATTAAATGGAAGTTCATACCAAGCAATGCTTAAAGGAACTTAGGCTTCCCTAGCACTTTTATTAATTGGATCATGGTTTGTGTTCAATTTGTCTCTTACTTTATTCTCATCAATGGAAGACCCGTCCTCCCTTTAAAGGTACCAAAGGGTTCCcctatctttttcattttgaacatGGAATACCTATCTAGATTCATAGCTCATACGGCACTTCCATCAAATTCCACCCAATGTGCTTCAAATTGAAGATAacacatcttttatttgcatatTCTGTCTATCCTGATCGAACATGTCTGAGGGAGTCAAACAAGTGGAAAGTCTCTGCAGAAGTTATCTATGGACAGGGGGTCTCAATCTTAATAAATTTGTTCGTTTGGAACAAAGCTGCATTGATCAAACAACTTTGGGCCATTGCTTCCGAGAAAGATGGCCTATGGGTAAAGTCGGTTCACTCTTCGTATTTTATCAGACATGATGAGTGAATCGGTTCAACCCTTTCTAGAAGATGGGTTCCAAATTTCATACCGATGTTGTGTTCAAGCGTGGTGCTTTTCTTTGTTTACGGTGTTTGGCTGGATGATGTAACACCTTTTCTTTTAGtaagtaataaaattttatttgccggaaaaaaaaaacaaagagtgCTCATATTGAGCACAAAAAACCGACTAGGAGAGAACTTCCTTTTCTTCAAGAGTCGTTGCATTTTGCGATGAAACAATTATATACAAAAGGTAGGAAGAAACTCCCAACATGAGTCTATTTTGACATTTGAACATGCACAATTCTTGCATGTTTTACATTCTGCAGACACTCCATAAAAAATCAGCTTAAAAGAGTAACTAAAACATAGGTTCTGTATATACCATCTTGGCAGAAACTGTAGAATCCTAATTGATTTCAACCATCCAACCCTTCTTGTCCTCTATCGAACCAGTTTGAATCGCAACGTAAGTTGACGACAGCATCTTTGATACTGAGTTCTCACCTGTTCTGTATTCAACTCTGCATTTGAGAAATACTATTCCATTTAGTCAAGTcctaaaatttattataaaaatcaaCTTTGTAAAGGATAAAGTTGGGGACTAGGCTCATTGTCAGTTATCATGCTGTTGATACTATAGTCCAAATTGTTCAAATTTGTTGTTATCTTGTGTGCTTTTCTAGTTGGTTAACTGAATATGAAGTCAATGTATATCTCATAGGAAATATCCGTTGGATAAGTTATGTTGACAGTCGGACGCGATTGGGACACTTGGACATTTAGTTTGGTTCTAAATCTTGGGATTTTTCACAAACTAGCCAAGTCGGATACTTGAATATGTATCTGTGTCTGACATATGTATACTTACGAGCTCTAGTAACATAGAGATGATCAGTACAAGTTCAGGTTAGGCAAGTCCATGTGCTATCTAGTTTAAGCTTTGAAGTCGATGTCATGTTTAAGCAAGTCGGTTCAGTTTCTATAATCGGCTAAAAGTAGATAGGTTGATTATGTACCTTTGACCTTTGTAAGTAATGCTACCCACAGGAGCAACAACAACGGCAGTTCCAGTGCCAAAAACTTCATCGGCGTCAAGCAAGTCTTCCACTGGGATTGGCCGCTCCTCAACCTATAATAAAATTTGCACCGAGCTGTAGTGAGgtggaaaaaatatagttgATAAAGCTTGAACAGTAATGATTTTAGGCTTCATGAAAACACTATGACGTACATTGTAACCAAGATCGCTGGCTATTTCCATGATGCTTTTTCTAGTGACGCCTGGGAGTATAGTGCCATTTACTGGGGGAGTTGAGATTGTGTTTCCCTGAAATTTAGtataaaatttgatgaaccataCTTCACTTAGCAGTTTCTTTCATAACATGCAGTCGAGCTAATGGGTTTCGGAAGCATTACCTTTACAATGAATATGTTACAAGACGAGACTTCCTCAATGTATTTTCCATTTACAGAATCAAGGTATAAAACATCCGAAAATCCATTACTCTTTGCCCTCATCAGTGGCCTCAATGCCTAACAAAAACAAAGTTATGTACTCAATAGACCTTATATACTCCAATGTAATATAAATGAGAAAATGGAATTGTCGTGCTTACAGGCCCATAGTTGCTGATTGTTTTTATTCCACCAGTACCACCACGCGAAGCACGATCAAACTCTTCTTCAATATACAAACTCAATGGGGCACTGCCTTCCTAGAAGACCAGAACGAAATACTATATGGTCAAATTGACGTATTGTAGTCTACAAAAGTCACACTTCCAGTTTTAGAGAAACAGAGAAAATATGGAGTACTACGTAATCATCTTACTTTGAAATAGTAGCCAACTGGAGAAGCATAGATTATGAACATATACTCGGGAGATGGACCGACCCCAAGGATCGGTCCACTTCCTAAGAGCAAAGGTCTCATGTAGAGGGATCCCTTACCAGGAGGAGGAATCTGTCACAGGAATTCAAAACTATAAATGTGTGGAATCGCTCAAATTTATAAGATCAACTTAACATAATAATCTTTCACTAAGGGTAAAATAACAGTTAATCACTACATACCCAGCGCTTGTTGGCAATAACTGTCTGCTTCACAGCATCTATGAATTGGCTGGCCGAAGGGCAAGGCATGCACATTCTTTCAGCACCTACTCTCATTCGTTGAGCATTTTGATCAGGGCGAAACAAGAAAAGCCGGCCATCTTCTCTCCTGAATGCCTTCATTCCTTCAAATATgcccttaaaaacacaaaatcatTCATGTCAaatgcttatatatatataattcaattaatatttaattgtaaTAAAGTACACTAGTAAGGTATCATGGAACTCCAAGCATCagattaaacttttggttgaaatGGTTCATTGAAATGATATTAAAGCCAACAAGACAAAAAGTTATGGATTCAAGTCTCATTtacttaaagtgaaatattcaaaGGCAGGTACGAGGTGTGCATGTGTTGCTTATAAGCCAAACTCCAAAGGGTTCTCATGTGAGGGATCCTAGGGCTCTAAAcattagtttaagttttatatGACTGACAATTCTTCGAAGAATTCACAAAGTCGGTATGAAAACTACACTACCCTAAACATGTATGACTTATATTATAATAAGCTGCTAGTTCTAAACAAAGAAACAGAGGAATTTGCTGACCTGTCCATAGTTCAGCACCCCAGAACAAGGGCTTAATTGAAGATTTCCATAAGGATTAAGTTGGCCTTGAGAAATAAACCCGTCTTCTTGGGAACATTTCATGAAATACATATAATCAGTGGGGGTAAGGCGAAATCCAAGACCGTCCCAGTCAATATCTGCATACTCATCATCACTACCAATTTGGCTGTCAAGGGGAAAACACAAGCTGTTGTCAGGCCAGACACAAATGGTTCATAAGCACAGCTGTTCATACAGAAATGACAAAACTCGTGTTAAATATCGGCTATTTTTAAGCTAGTTTGCTAAGAGAAAGAATCACCAACACCAGTTCTACAGTGTAATCTCAACCAACAATGTTAGCATTGATCAAGTTTTCCAAAACAGCAATCATTGCATATCAAACTAGTTTCGTACCTATAAGCAGGGGATACTGCCTGGGATGTGTAGAAATATCGACTTTCAAGCTTAAGATACTGCATCCAAATTTTGGCAATTGATTATCATTAGCTtttcaataatatttacaacgcataaaaaacctttATAGCATTATGAAACCAAGTAGAAGcgttacaatttaaaataaggTTGAGCTAGTAATTTAAACTAGGGATTAAATTACCGACAGACTAGCAAAAAAGTAACAATTTGCACGTCCGAATCAAAGAGTCATGCCACCCCCGGTGTGGCTTTGACACTATTTACAAATATtatgaactttcaaaaataatatcaaacgTACATTCACTACATATAAGCAAATCAATGTAAAGTTTCaaataactttttattaaaCCGGTCAACAACAGTGATACTTAATCTAAAAGATTGAGTTCGTCTATAACTTTACAAAACATACAATCACATACTGCACAATGGCAGCCGAGTGCACCAACTCTCCGGCAACGATGGCAACCAATCGACAATCATATTTGAGTAATCCGACGTGGCAGACATTCTCCACCAGCCAAGCACCTTCCACGGCTAAGCAATAGTATCGTGTGTAGCTCCCTATTGTCTTTGTATAAACTACTGGGTCAAAATTTAATTTAGACTTTTCCTCCTGCATCTTCTTTATGGCCACTTCCAACTCCTCCATTGAGCAACAATTTCAACAAGGATGCATACATTGTTCTCCTAACGGATTGCTTGGTCCACATGAATCTCCTAATGCTTTCTAGGCCAGTGGGCTTTTAATCACCGACATTCAAGCTAATTACTACACTATTAGAATCTCTTCTTGATATATGGATACAGGAACACTTCTAACTTGTCATTCATTGTTGATAATCTCTCATCTTATTCTAATTTAAgcacaaataataaaattattaatagaaATGGTCATTCTATTACCATTAGTGGACTTGCTAATGCTAAGACAACCTCTTCTAACTCccttttaacttaaaaatattcTTCATGTCCCAAAACtaattaagaatttaatatCTGTGGACTGTGCGTAAATTCACCATCATTAATAATGTCTCAATTAGTTTTGACCCCTTTGGCTTTTTGGTAAATGATATTCAAAAGGGAACAACTCTTATGAGATGTGAGAGTGAGGGTGACCTATATCCTATTACTACCATATATAAGATCCTATCTTCACTCCTTTTCTGATTTGGTCCTTTCTCTTTGGCATGATCATTCGGGAATTCCTTGAGTTTCTATATTAGAGTCTCTTAGAAAGCaaaatctcatttttttcaactaaaacaAAAGATTTCATGTTTTGTGCATCTTCTCCGCTTCATAAACATATTAAGTTgacatttatttcttttatgaATACTACTTATATACTTTTTGATATCATTCACAGCGATATTTGAAATTCTCCCGTTTTAAGTATTAAAGGTCACCATTATTAAGTGCTTTTCTTGGCTAATTTCTCTAAATTTCTATAGACTTTTCCTATCGCTTGTCAGGTTTACCCTTCTTTTGTACTTTTAGAGAGTATGACAATACTTCTTTTTCTAAGATTGCTCATACCTCTCTCCCTCCATTGTTTTGGCACCATGCTCTTATCTTCTTAATATTTACCTAGTCAACTCCTTAAAAATCAATCTCCTTTTCAAGTTTGTTACAACAGAATACCCTCTTTGTCTCATTTAAAGGTATTTGGATGTTTATGCATTACTATTCTCATCTCCTACAATAAACAAATTTCAACACTGATCCACACCTTGTGTCTTTTTGGGTTATCCCAAAAATCATTAGAAGTTGACATGTTATCTTTGATGAAACCACCTTTGCATTCTCTAAATTATTTCCTCCCTTGGATGAAATATTTCTTGCTACCTACTTCATCAACTCTCAAGACCCAACACATCTTTTGGCCGTCATGGCCCAAATATCACTGCTAGAGTTGATGATGTAGTAGTCACTTTTGGCCCTCGCGGCCGTAATTGAAACTTTGCTCCCCGACCTAGATATTGCAGCCTCTTCCCTTGCTCCTATTGAGCAGCATAATCCTTCCCCTATTCCAGCTTCTACGTCCCATGAGAACTATGGAAAAATATTTACTACAAATTAAGACCAAAGCAAAATTAAGCTTTGATCTTACATTTGTAAGGTCTTTATTGATAAAATTGAACATACGAAGTGTTCATTGACAACAAGTAAATGCTTTATTAGTTGAATAAAAGTAGAGGT
This Amaranthus tricolor cultivar Red isolate AtriRed21 chromosome 13, ASM2621246v1, whole genome shotgun sequence DNA region includes the following protein-coding sequences:
- the LOC130798111 gene encoding branched-chain-amino-acid aminotransferase 2, chloroplastic-like, which produces MINNTGFSLPKFIPLLQRISSSSSKYLKLESRYFYTSQAVSPAYSQIGSDDEYADIDWDGLGFRLTPTDYMYFMKCSQEDGFISQGQLNPYGNLQLSPCSGVLNYGQGIFEGMKAFRREDGRLFLFRPDQNAQRMRVGAERMCMPCPSASQFIDAVKQTVIANKRWIPPPGKGSLYMRPLLLGSGPILGVGPSPEYMFIIYASPVGYYFKEGSAPLSLYIEEEFDRASRGGTGGIKTISNYGPALRPLMRAKSNGFSDVLYLDSVNGKYIEEVSSCNIFIVKGNTISTPPVNGTILPGVTRKSIMEIASDLGYNVEERPIPVEDLLDADEVFGTGTAVVVAPVGSITYKGQRVEYRTGENSVSKMLSSTYVAIQTGSIEDKKGWMVEIN